In Solanum lycopersicum chromosome 3, SLM_r2.1, the genomic stretch TCGTATGATCCTCTGTCCATGGCTTAGCATTTTTCTTAAGCCTTTCATATAATGGAGCAGCATTTTTTGCCCAGTCCTTTATAAAAGGAGAAATATAATTCAAGCTTCCTAAAAATCTTTGCAGCTGTGTTTTATCCGTAATGATATCAGGGAATTTAGATGCAAATTCTATGCTTCTCTGAATAGGAatgatttttcccttttcaataTTGTGACCCAAAAATCTAACAGTAGTTTGGAAAATATGCATTTTTGCTTTAGATATAACCAAACCattttgaataatgattttcttaaataaatcaaGGTGTTTGAAATGGGTTTCTAAACTTTTAGAAAATATCAAGATATCATCTATATAAACAATTACAAAATTGCTAAAAGGATTgaaaatatcattcataattttttgaaattccgaCGGGGCATTTTTCAAACCAAATGGCataacattccattcatattgTCCCATGGGTACATTAAAAGCTGTTTTATATTTATCAGCTTCAGAAATCTGAATCTGCCAATAACCagattttaagtcaaattttaaaaatataatagctTCATGAAGACGATTTAGTAAATCCTTTTTATTAGGAATAGGATATCTGATCCATTTCAAAACTTTGTTCAAAGGTTTATAATTTATAACGAGTCTAGGAACTCCTCTTTCTTGTTCTGCATgtttattaacataaaaagcAGTACAAGACCATGGTGACTTTGAAGGTCTTATTAAACCTTTCTGTAAGAGACTATTAATCTCATTCTTACATAATTCTAAATAATCTGAATTCATTTGGCAAGGTCTTGCCTTAGTAGGAATATAATCTTCTGAGAAATTTTCTTCATATGGAAGACTAACAATATGTTTTTTTCTCTCCCAGAAAACATTTGGGTGATCACCACAAATTTGTgaagaaaattgattttttaaatattcaattttttcctGTAATTTAGGATTTTGTAGAGTCTCTTCAATAGTAAGActacaaatttcatttttcaaaaagcctattttcttgttctttaaagaaattaaatctTTAACTTCATTTATGAATTTAGAATAAGGTGGAGATATAAAATCAATCCTAACCCTTTTCCCTTCAAAATTTCCAGTAATACCAGTATGATCCCAAGAAGTAATTGGATAAATTTTCCAAAAGAAAGGCATTCCAAGaataatttcatttgaaatgttttttattaaaacaaaactttCAGGAATGCAAACATTGTTTGTACAAATATAAGCTTTGGgaattttataatcaatatcCATCTTATGACCACTAGCATTTCTTAAAATATGAGtagtctttttaaaatattttgaagggaTCAACCCTTCTTGAATACAATTTAAATCAGCTCCGCTATCAATAAGAGCAATAAAAtctctttttaaattataatcaataactATAGAAATTTTTGCAAGAGGTTTATGAGCTGTAATTAACtcaatagtttttaaaaatgattctttcttttcttctgtAAAATCTTCAGGAGTTAAATTATTAAGAGAATCTACAGAATTATCAGTAGCCTGCTTACCTTCTTGAGTTTTATTAATACTCTCAATAAATGTAATTCTTTCATCAAGaataatattcttattttttaaatcattaatttcttttttaaggtTATTAACTTCTTCAGATAAATCTTGAATTGTAGTTGGAATATTATTCCTTTGAGACCTCTTATGAAGTTGTCTCTTTAATTCAGCCATTGTATAAGTAGTGTTTTCATTCTGAATTTCTTTTCTAGGAGACTCTACTTTATTAGTAGAAGTACTTCCCATTTTGTCAATAATCTGAGATCTTATTATAGGATCATCTATTAATTTGATCATCTCTATCCAATCATCACTACTAATGACATTAAGATTAAGATCTTTGAATTGAGAATAGAGTTTATAAAACTCATCTGTATTCTGCTTGTCTTCACAGGTTTCTCCTATTTGACAAGGCATACATTCTCCATCTGACGAAGAGATATAACTTTCATCATGGAGAACCCTTAAGTCCTCACTGGTATGGGATTCTTCTCCCCCACTATCATCAGGACCTGATACTTCAGGTGAAGAGTTTAACAGGATTTTACATAATGAATCCTTGAGATTATCATCTAAATTAAGATTCTTAATTTTGTCCTTAACTCTACAATCTCTGGCATAGTGGCCTATCCTTCCACATTTGTAGCAAGCATCCGAATTATTATGCTTAAAGGATTTTTTATCAGATCTTTTGAATTTTCTATTTTCACGTTTATCCAAACGTTTCTTTTTCCTATGAGGTTTATAAGGCCTATCTGTATAGTCcttatctttcttctttttagaAGATCTTTTTGAAGATTCTGGGATGTCAATAGCAAATTGTTCACAGAATTCTCCCAATTGTTGTTCTCATTTATATGATATCTCTTGATTTGTTGATTCAACTGTATTTCATTGCATAAAGCTAGCCCTTCTTGAATCACGGCTGCTATAAGTTTTCCATAAGTATAAtcttcatatttaatattaaccTCATCCCCTCTAAGGACTCTCCTAATTCTTTCTGCAAATAAGTTTGGAAGTCCATCTATGAATTTGGATTTCCAATGAGAACTATTACATTCTGGTAACTCCATTACCCTGGACAAAAATGTGTCCTTGTACCATCTCCAATTAGTAAGAGATCTACACTTAAGATTCTGTAAAAGAGTCCTAATTGTCTCACTATTATCTGACCATCTTCCAGAGAAATGTTCTATAATAGTCAGAACCAACGTATAAACTATATTTGGAGTTGAACTACCATTTTCTTGTTTCACTGCATTTAGAATTGTCATTCTTTGTTCTTCTGTGAGATAATTATCCCACCATCCTTTTAATTGCCCTGTAAACCCGGCAATAACCATGCTTGCTGTATTTTGTTCTGAATTCTTATTAGCTTTGCATATAGTGCTATACATAAGAATTCTATGAGCCAATGTATAAATCTGTCTATCAGTGAAACCATCAATATTCCATTCATAAATCTCAGTACCACTGAAACTATTAGAAACAACAAATTCTTGTTCCTCTAAGAGTATATCTTGAGGAGTTGGTCTAGGATAATAGTACATCCTTTGGACCGGTTTTCTAGCATATTTTTCTGAGATTTTATTAATCTCATCAAGAGTATTACTCtttttataagtattattatCCTTATCATTTTCCTCTATATGAAGAGGACTAAGTTCCagatcttttttatatttttcttctaaccACCTCTCAATATTATCATgctttgataatttaaaatctttGATTTCAGGTGGAGGCTGGATACTCGTAGAGGCTCTTCCCTTACCTTTATCAGAAGCTTTAGATTTTTCAATAGTAGAATATATATGATTGATCTTATCATGTAAAGAGAGGATTTGATCTCCTAGAATGCCCATATAaacatttgtataattattttgctGTATAAGGATTTTAACATGCTTGGCAGTTATTAAAGCAGTATCATCATTAAATAATTCTGCAAAAGCTGTAAAATGAACAGTTTTATTATCTTTCTCAATTTGAAAAGACTGTTGGGGGGTAAAACTGATTTAGTAATAGACCCATCAGTCAGTTTATAATCTCTTTCaagcatacaaatatatttataaatatatttagtcATAAACCAAGGAATAAAagcaataattttattagtttgtgaAAGATCTTTATAAAACTCATCTTGTAAAATGGTCCTTtggtttttatcaaaatttttaaagaacCATTCTCTAAAAAGTTTCCATTTAGGTTCAAAGAATTCATTTGAAATCTTTTCTCTTACCGGAGATCCCGGTCTAAAATCAAGTCTGTCTTCTTGATCCATCAAAACCATTTGAAAAATTCATCTCAGAGAGAGTAGGTTCATCCATATCAGGAGTAACAAtatgattttctattttgatatattattattattattgttattattattattattattgttattattattattattactattattattattattattattattattattactattactattactattaatattattattattattattactattactattattattattattattattattattactattactattactattactattactattactattattattattattattattattattattattattactattattattattattattattattactattattattattattattattactattattattattattattattattattactattattattattattattattattactattattattattattattattattactattattattattattattgttattattattattgttattgttatcattgttattgttatcattgttattgttattattattattattattattattattattattattactattattattattattattattattattactattattattattattattattattgttactattattgttattgttattattattattattattattgttattgttattattattattattattattattattattattactattattattattattattactattattattattattactattactactactactactattattattattattattattactattattattattattattattattattattgttattattattattattattgttattattgttattattattgttattattgttattattattattattattattattattattattactattattattattattattattattattattattattatgttttatcaataaattttaaatacttttgtttttgtttttcatcCAGTGTACGGTACCAATATTAGAGCCCGACTAAATACATATTTACACTCCCTAACAAAGACGAATCTTTACCCAAGAGGAATCGAACCAGGGATCACTTggttaagaatgaaataaaacttAGCACTCCACCACAACCCTTGtttcttataaattttaaatacattagtatgattatttgtttttctaataaatttactGATTAATTGTTAGTTTGTTGGTAATATATCATTCAAGTTCAATGTCAGGTTAGTAATTGATTGAcaatatgttcaaaatattattataatttttcaatagtaaaatatccattaatttattacatttaaatatctaaaagcacgaattaaattcaacaattttataaatcatatttgaatgaaacaatgcaaaatctatgataacaagttaaattaatctcaatatgtctcatattattatatcaaaaaaaattatttgagctcacttaccaaaaatattgaccaaatctaaattttgaccaaaagttaaaagttaaaacgcctaacaacaaaaactaaaaatgaaagctTCAAAATATGAACCAACCATCCTATTAGATATAAAAGTGACCTTCCTAAGCTAATCGCACTAATAGAATTCTCATCAGGGCACATTTACAAAGAATGTTGAGCAAAGTCAAATTTTAGTCAAAAAgtaaaagttaaaacgcctaatggtacaaactgaatatgaaacctcaaaatccaaatcaaccatcctagaagaagaaaaattaccTTCTTGAGCTAATCGTGTTGacgaaatttaaatttgatcatgtttttcaaaaaaattgacctaATTCAAATATTAGCCAAAAGCTAAAAGTCTAAAAGCTGAATAAcacaaactgaaaataaaaGTCTCAAAACTCGATCCAACCATCCTATGAGACCAAAACTGAACTTATATGGATAACTACGGTgacaaaatttcaattcaagCACGATGTccaaaaatattgactaaagtgAAACTTTGGTCAAAacataaaagttaaaatgtGTAAAGACACAAACTAAAAATGGAGTCCTCAAAATTCGAACCCTCTATCTTATTACATCAAAAATGACCTTCGCATCCAACTACACTGATGAAATTCTCATATGAGCacatttatcaaatatattgacCGAAGTTTAATTTTGGTCAAAATTTTACAAGTTAAAACACCTAACGGCACACTAAAAATGAAATCCTCAAAATCCAAACCAATCATCCTACTAGATAAAAAATGACCTTTGGAGTTAATTACGCTGATGGAAATCTCATCTGAGCacttcacaaaaatattgattaaagtcaatttttgatcAAAACATAAGATTTGAAACACCTAACGGCGCAAACAAAAAATGGAAGCCTCAATACTTGAACCAACCTTCCTATTATATCACAAATGACCTTTCGAAGCTAAGGAACACTGAAGGAGTTCTAATCTGAGTATGTTTACCGAAAATATTGAACAAAGACAAATTTTGGTAGTTAAAATGCCTAATGACACAAACTGAATATGAAAGCCTCAACACTAAACGTTGATTTACCAGAAACTTTAACTTCaattggtaaatttaccaaaaattcaaatataagttAGTAACTAATAATTTACCAACAAATTTTATCAGAGCTGGTAATAGTTACTATTCAACAAAACATTCATATGTAAAATtaccaactaataattaatatattggtAAACTTTACTAATGGATTAATGATCGGTTGATATATTACCACTTATTTTAATGATGTTAGTAATTTACTAACTACAATCTTTATTAATTAGcaaaattttcaactaattgaaataaattacaTTTCGTTACTAATTTAACAACACATTTATATTTGGTTGATAAATTTAGCAACACAAACTTACCGTTGGTAAATGTTTGGTCAGTAATTCAATggtaatatgttaataaattgtataaacaatttttttttctcatatttaCCAATCGATATATACTTTGTTGGTAATATTATCAACAAAAGGTGAGCGTTAGTAATATTTCAGTTGGTAATCTATTGATAATATGTTGTTAAATTTTATGCCATTTTTTTCGCCATATTTACCAACTAAAAAACTTAGTAATATTTTGGTTGgtaatatgttataatttcgttgttaagttttaaaatataattcactTAGAAATATGTTGGTAAGTTGTTAGTAGATACCAACCAACTTAAGTTGTTAGTAAAATCTATTGGCCAATTGAGGATTTTTTTGTACTGCCATAAGTCCAATAGGTACACTCAAAGACTACACAACTgcttaaaaaatagaaaagaaaacataaagtcACCAATGAAATTGTCTTGAATTTTCTAAAAGACACCTTAAATTTGTAGGCGTTCTATTACCCccacaaaaatattgaatatcttTGTAAAATGATTCATTTGACCCATTTTCTCACTTGAATTGTGACGCAAGAATATCAATTGGTATTGattatctttcttttcttttcatttatgaATTTTCCATGTCTCTTTGCTTCTTAGTCTAGTGCAATTGATAGTAGAGTGGAGATCATTTGcttcatttttacgatttttgGTCAACATTCTTTGAGGAATAACTGAGTAAACAAGAAATTGAAGGTTAACAAGTTAGAGTTTTCTTAAACATTTTCACAAAATATCTTGATTACTCAAAGCGAAATGaaattaagaagaaattaaACTTTGAAGGATTTCTAATTAAGTTTTTcgattgaaaatttaaagtgaaTAATTTTCGGGGAAGATGATAAATTCATCGGAGAGAGTTCCAAAAAATCTTTAGAGCTTGTTTGAGGAAgatgataatttaaataaagaaaataattaataaagaaaagaattgAAACGTGACaccttttaattgatttttagcACAAAAATAAGCTTTCACGGGTGCGTTGTGCGTATTACAAACCAGGtgaaaatatgtcaaaataatacttttataaaaatatttaatattttttatggggtaatacaaaattaatatatatatatatatatatatatatataatttgattttttaggctactttttagaaagaaaaaaaaacataaaatcaccAATTGTCtcgaatttaaaatatatatatatatatattttaaattcgaGACAATTggtgattttatgttttttttttctttctaaaaagtagcctaaaaaatcaaattataattattatcaatttATGCCCGGAGAAAATGGAGGGGATAATTATCTTATCAATTACATCCGATTACGTACCTAGTCAACTAAACATGACACGGCAGATGGTGCACCCAATTGAATTGACATTTGATGGTgttaaaatctgaaatttggggCACGTGTAATGGTTGTTGAAATTCAGAGATGATGGCTGTCCCGTTTCCAAATTCAACATTTGTAATTGTTTAGTGTATTTGCGGAAACAATGGCGAAGAGGTTAGCTAGAGGTGGAAGAAGGGACGAGGTACCGTCGCGGTCGATTTTGACTCGAGCTGTGGACTCTGTATTTGATTTCGTCCGATTGGCAGAGTTTGAGATCCTCTTCGTCTTCTTTTTTGTTGTAGCATATGTCATTTTCAAGGATCTGGTTAGCATCTCCCtctcttcttttcatattatatgCCCATTTTGATTGTGGTCTTTTTTGGGATGGGCATTAGATTGTTGTGATTTCAGATTTGTGGTAATAAAGTAGTTTCAACTTTGGTTCTTTTTTATACCTAGAAATCATTGCATCAGTGGGAAGGGGGAAAACTGGGTTCTTTTCTTGACAGAACAAAGTAGTAAACAGTACCAGCAAGTGTCAGCTTCTGGACTGGAGCCAAGGTTTAAAGTCTTCAGACATATGTATAATTTTCTATATTCCAAGACCCTGAATTCTCTCGATGGGATAAATTTAGGCATGCATTTGGCTCAAATACTTTGAATCAGGGTATTGGAAGCGTAAGTGCGAAACGAGCAATGAAGGATCTCAAAGGTATCTGGAACTAAAACATAATGACCCTACTGCCATTGGTATATCATCTTCCTCAATCCTTAGTATAACGTGAAAGCTGCCTTGGGATGTAAGTTTGGGTAGTAGACATCTTCTAATACTGTAAGGCTTTGTTTAGAGATCGTAATGCAACATCAGGTCctattttattcaataaaataatgcaTACAAAGGGATAAACTATACAAGTAGAGGAGTTATTATAACTTTACTTCTACATAAGATATTCAATCTTCTTTAGcccaaagtaaaacaaaaactTTATTTATCTCCTCTAGATTGCCCTGATTCATTTCTGAACCATGTCCGCTCCCTGATTCTCAATTAACAATGTAAAGGAGAGCTTACCTTTTGCTACTAAGCTTTTGTAACTATTGTGCATCTACTTGATGCCTGCAATAGAACTaattacttcatcaaaaaaattaaaacaaaaactgAGCATGTTATTTTTGGTCAGGTCAAAGTTCATCAGGTAAAAAGCTATTCTTCCTTCGCCTCCAAATCGTCCATATCAGCATAAGTATGCGATCCAAATTCTGTGTCTTATCTTATCCGGATTCCTTCTCTGCTCATGAAAAGGTTCTCCACATTGCTCTGGAACGAAGTAGTTATTCATTTTGTGTTCAGCATCTTAATCCACAACAAATGGATCCCATCTCCACCTTCTTTCTTGCACAAATTTTCAGTATGTATAATCTCTCCTCCTTAGGTTCTTTGGTGTCAGTTTACTTGCCGTACGGCTGTCCATGCAATATAGGCAGCCTTAACAGGTGTCTAGGTATCCATATAGTCTTTGCTGGGAAAATTTGTCTCTCATCAATTCAATGAGATTATACATCACCTTAAAAGGGTCTTTCCATCTTGGAGTGCAATCAACTTCTACGTGTCCCTCCCTCTTGAGTCTTGTCACACCCAACGGCCCAACCTGTTGAACTGGATAACTCTATTCGACATATGAACGTGACATATATATCTATACTGAATCAAGTGACATTCTGGAAATATAAGGAGGCATGTCATAGTATTATGATGCCAACAGAAACAACTGTGTGTACATATGGAGGGTTCCGAGCCCAATTCACCTGTCTGACAATAAGTACAACTGACAAATATATGTTGACATAATATATGTTGACATATGAAACATACCAGTGATTTAGAAGCCTCTACTAGAATCTTAAAACTGTACAATTGATATACTCGCCGGGGCAGAGTCGTTAGCCTCCGACCTACCCTTAATATCCGATATATATACATGTGACAAGTGCCAGAAAAAAACTGGCTCCAAAAAAGAGATGGAGCTCATTAACTCACCAATTGAATTTTAAGCAAGTGGCTAGTGGGGTGGTTCGTTGTCTTGCGCGTCTAAACCTGCATTGTtatggaagaaaataaaagatatgtGGGTCAATACTAAGGAATTGAAATTATGGACAACAAGGGGCTGAAACCCTCACCTCCCAATTGAACACGTACCAAAACTTATTGAGTAAGGTTGATTTTTTGGTGTTGAAATCAATTGGGAGGTGAGAATTTTGGCCCCTTGTTTCCCATAATTTCAATTCCTCGGTATTAACCCACATATCTTTTCTTATTTCCTTTCTTTGTCCCTCTGATTGTGTTATCAACATGTAGCAACCTCTAAGATTTATGATACGACAAATAATACACAAACTCACAACTTCCAATCACCGTCCCCTAAGTTCTTACTAACCTACGCCTAGAAACGCTCACCCGAGCTTAGAGACAAAGAGGGGTTAGAAACTTGCCTCAGTTATAGAGATTCCCCATTCTTCTTGAAATCATCTAGAACACACACTTGTTTTCTAGATGAAATCATAGAATAAGTCAAGAACAAACTTGCCTTCAAGCCCCACAAATCAACAGGCTTATTCAAGTCGGGCTAAAAAGCccttttcttaaatgggctCCAAAAATCATAGCCCACCTCTATTAAATCCCGTGTTAGGCCAGGCCGGCCCAACAAGCCTATCCCATGTTGACGACTCtagttttcatagtttttaagacttatgggtataaatcatatttatttaaaaaagtgaaatatatttcccaaatacTAATGGCCAACAGATGGtgaaatttcatccaaattttcacccaaataatatttgccaagacTATTTGGTATGACCAAACGCTAGCTTAGTGTTTCTCATAATTTTACATAAAGATTTACACTTGATTCTTGATATATTACTTACCACGAGCTTAAGGGTGTTGGAGAGGGAAGAAATCTAGAGGGAGGGAACAACCCAAAGTTCGCCCAAGGTAAAGGGCAAATGAGTCCCTAAATTGCAACTTATAAACTTAATTTTCTGGCCGACATAGGCTTAGGCATTGTGAGATCTCCATCACACCCAATTTGCATGCAATGGACCTCGCATTGCATGCTTCATCACGAGCACTTGGGGTATGTGCAGGTGTAGTAAAACGTGTGTAATTTCTTAATCCAAAGTTGGATTGATGAGCTCTTTATTTATTGGCCTTTCATTTGATAGGAAATTCAGCCTCAAACTCTCCATAAATTGTGATATTCTCATTTAAAGTTAGTCCAAAATCAATGTCACTTAAAGCAATTGTCAAGAATGCAACTTCCAAATTGGCTTTTGCTCcaaggggtcgtttggttggGAACAAGTTATCCTAGCCTTCAAACTTGATTAAACACCACATTTACTGTAGTATACTGAACCCTTAACGTATTGACTCACTATAACCTTATCCTCCCGTGTTTGGATAGTTTCAACAACATCAACTTAGTCGTGCACATTCTAGAAGGTTTGGAGCAGTACACGTCTTCCCCATAAttcttcattatttaaaagCTAGTTGCTATTGTGTTACCTCAAATCCTCATTCTTCATGGCTCTCCTGTATTGGGATATCCCAAAAGCTAGTGTTGGAATCCTTAAGGTAAATTAATTAATCGGTATTCTTCGAACTATCGCcaaaaagaaagaggaaagaaaaTCGCTCGTAGTATGTGAAAAGGGAACATGACTTGTTGTAGTGTAAAGTTGC encodes the following:
- the LOC101249894 gene encoding uncharacterized protein; translation: MAKRLARGGRRDEVPSRSILTRAVDSVFDFVRLAEFEILFVFFFVVAYVIFKDLTSRPEYNEILVKKPDWWPY